One stretch of Euphorbia lathyris chromosome 7, ddEupLath1.1, whole genome shotgun sequence DNA includes these proteins:
- the LOC136235740 gene encoding geranylgeranyl transferase type-2 subunit alpha 1, producing MHGRPRNSSKPVDEAASAAKAEKLRLLQSQFLSYHHQKIYTKEAVELSAKLVELNPECYTAWNYRKFAVENNLTQAGSDPSSVKSILDEELRVVERALRQNFKSYGAWYHRKWVLSKGHSSMEKELRLLEELQRSDSRNFHAWSYRRFVAALMKRSEEDELNYTTNMIEATISNYSAWHNRSVLLSNLLKKNVERFSKKDEVLMAEFELVRQALFTDPDDRSSWFYHRWLLQHTVKNDAPLLVSSWPAHGSDIILSGDRSPESCAFLRLDKFQFPSGRFPLILYFSQAVEGVNSSTVAIASRFNSNDTLIWNPLSTNSSRAAQVWVTWLSFPDSDPHSFEENHIKVTVGHCQGIISSSGFHYSNISDFVFKVCVQPVKTEFVEGVVIEKISWIDENFLLCEPHSVGSNLLALLDHSSVKDEHETVATTWQANVIAEEIQNFRELSDCKLGKLTLARLLTAHDALFGSRKFPNSEEVLRLYKELMKLDPSHSQYYKDEYNLVLLEQVMSRRESVLSHCFHYSDLTSLRRGYPICLRLHKLSLSRVGSIDKLLWVQMLDLSHNELKSIEGLEALQLLSHLSLSKNKLASFSALEPLKHLKSLKVLDISHNEIGAHAIDTTRYLCSSPLSHSVGSEWGQDKNGIDVVSFTNYWEAFFVLKGLNLTQLDVAGNAISDEKFNLFLAKILPKLKWVDGVQLD from the exons ATGCACGGTCGGCCTCGTAATTCTTCTAAACCAGTCGACGAAGCAGCTTCTGCTGCCAAAGCCGAGAAGCTTCggcttctccaatctcagttcCTCTCCTATCACCACCAGAAAAT TTATACTAAGGAAGCTGTTGAGCTAAGCGCCAAGCTTGTTGAATTGAATCCAGAATGTTACACTGCTTGGAATTATAGAAAGTTCGCCGTTGAAAACAATCTCACTCAGGCTGGCTCCGATCCTAGCTCTGTAAAGTCGATTCTCGATGAAGAACTTCGAGTT GTAGAGAGAGCTCTGCGGCAGAATTTCAAGTCGTATGGGGCATGGTATCATCGTAAATGGGTGCTAAGTAAAGGGCATTCCTCAATGGAGAAGGAGTTGAGGCTTTTGGAAGAGCTTCAGAGATCCGATTCTCGGAATTTTCATGCATGGAGTTACCGGAG ATTCGTTGCAGCATTGATGAAAAGATCGGAGGAGGATGAGTTAAACTATACCACTAATATGATTGAGGCTACTATCAGTAACTACTCTGCATGGCACAATCGAAG TGTACTTCTATctaatttattgaagaaaaatGTTGAacgtttttcaaaaaaagatGAGGTTTTAATGGCAGAGTTTGAATTGGTACGCCAGGCTCTTTTTACTGACCCAGATGATCGAAGTAGTTGGTTTTATCATCGTTGGCTTCTTCAGCATACTGTTAAGAATGACGCTCCTCTGCTTGTTTCTTCATGGCCTGCTCATGGTTCCGATATAATTCTATCAGGAGATAGGAGCCCAGAAAGTTGTGCTTTTCTTCGGTTGGATAAATTCCAATTTCCTTCAGGAAGATTTCCCCTCATTCTTTATTTCAGTCAGGCGGTTGAAGGTGTGAACTCATCCACAGTAGCAATAGCATCCAGATTTAACTCAAATGATACGCTTATATGGAATCCTCTTTCAACCAATAGCTCTAGAGCTGCTCAAGTTTGGGTTACATGGTTAAGTTTTCCTGATTCGGATCCTCATTCATTTGAAGAAAATCATATAAAGGTTACCGTGGGACACTGTCAAGGAATCATTTCTTCTAGTGGATTTCACTATAGCAATATTTCTGATTTTGTATTTAAAGTGTGTGTACAACCAGTCAAAACAGAATTTGTGGAAGGAGTAGTTATAGAGAAGATTTCATGGATAGATGAAAATTTTCTTCTTTGTGAGCCTCATTCTGTTGGATCAAATCTACTTGCTTTACTTGACCATTCAAGTGTGAAGGATGAACATGAGACTGTAGCTACTACATGGCAAGCTAACGTTATAGCAGAAGAGATACAAAACTTCCGTGAGCTGTCTGACTG TAAACTCGGAAAGCTTACACTTGCTAGGCTGTTGACCGCACATGATGCATTATTTGGTTCTAGGAAATTTCCCAACTCTGAAGAAGTCCTTAGACTATATAAAGAGTTAATGAAGTTGGATCCATCACATTCTCAATATTATAAGGATGAATACAACTTGGTTTTATTGGAACAG GTGATGTCCAGGAGGGAGTCTGTGCTGAGCCACTGCTTTCACTATAGTGATTTGACTTCACTGAGAAGGGGCTACCCGATATGTTTACGACTCCATAAATTATCATTGTCACGAGTAGGGTCTATTGACAAATTATTGTGGGTCCAAATGCTAGATCTGAGTCACAATGAACTCAAATCTATTGAAG GATTGGAGGCTTTGCAGTTACTTTCTCATTTGAGTTTGAGTAAAAACAAACTCGCTAGTTTTTCTGCTTTGGAACCTTTGAAGCATTTGAAGTCATTGAAAGTGCTGGATATTTCACACAACGAGATAGGTGCACATGCTATTGACACAACAAGGTACCTTTGCTCTTCTCCTTTATCTCATTCAGTGGGAAGTGAATGGGGACAGGACAAAAATGGGATAGATGTTGTCAGTTTTACAAATTATTGGGAAGCCTTCTTTGTATTGAAAGGCTTGAACTTGACACAATTAGATGTGGCGGGGAATGCAATTTCTGATGAAAAATTCAACTTATTTCTCGCTAAGATTCTGCCTAAACTTAAGTGGGTTGATGGTGTACAATTGGACTGA